The sequence below is a genomic window from Thalassobaculum sp. OXR-137.
ATCCGCCGGAAGCCGTATTTCCGGTACAGCGGCTCCTTGCCCGGCACGGCGTAGAGCAGAATCTTGCGGTGATCGCGCACCCGCTCCAGCAGCCGGCGGATCACCGTGCCGCCCAATCCCTGCCCCTGCATGTCCGGATGCACGACGATATCCGCCAGATAGGCGCAGTCCGCCCCGTCCGACAGCGCCCGCCCGGCAGCGACCAGCCGGCCGTCCTCGCGGGCGAACTCGCGATGCAGGCTGTTGGTGAACACCGTGCGCAGGAACTCCGGCGTCTTGTCGCCCAGCGGGGCCGCGCGGACCAGATCCGCCAACTCCTGCCAGTCCACATCCTCTACCGACTGGCTCCACTCGATCGCCATCGCCTGCCTCCCGATATCGCACAGCATCCGTGCATACCGCGAAGACACCGAGCCGCCGGAGGCCCAAGCGGGCGGGATCGCATCGGGCCAAGGATCAGACCGCCTCGATCCTTGCCTCGGCGTCGAGCCGGTCCGGGGTCATGGCATGGAGCGCATCCATCAGAGCGGGGCCGAAA
It includes:
- a CDS encoding GNAT family N-acetyltransferase, producing MAIEWSQSVEDVDWQELADLVRAAPLGDKTPEFLRTVFTNSLHREFAREDGRLVAAGRALSDGADCAYLADIVVHPDMQGQGLGGTVIRRLLERVRDHRKILLYAVPGKEPLYRKYGFRRMTTAMAIFEDQEAKIEQGYLSAE